TGCCGGATTGCCAGGTAGGCTTTGTAACACATCTCCTGGAACCTGCCGGAAGCATGGAGACGTGAGGGGAAGCCCTGAGGCCTGAGAAACAGCCTATACCCTTTTGTGTGTATCGTATGACCAGCGAATTCATCCATGCTATTTTATAACCTCAATAACCACTAATCCAATGAGACTGGTGACCCAGTCACAGGAAACTCAGGGCGTTAGGCAGGGTAGATATGTTACACATTATATCGTAATCTATGTACTGAGAGGAAATCAGTAGCCTTTTAAAAACCTCTAAGTGCTGACAGGCAGGATGCTGTCCGTCGGGTTTGTTCCGATGCTTATGTTTCCTGGAATAAGCACCGCGAATCCGTTGTTATGGAATCAGGGAAGGATTTGTTCATTCCGTACTACAAGTTGCTGCATATAATCGTAATATTGAAACCCCACAAGATCCTCATAAAAGTGAAAAGGACAGGCTGTACTggaaaggaggaggaggaggagaagaaggggtggggggagggtgggtaCCTCTCAAACTCTCTGGTCTTCGTGCACTCCTGTGTTCCTTTACTTATCACTATTAAAAAGTCCTGCGTCAACACGAATGGTACCCGCTCTCTCTTGTAGCCgaatttctttttcttgtgatcAAGGAAATGGCCAAAATCTATATGGAACAGcttcaaagagagagagagagagagagagagagagaattacaGCACAGTACACGCACAAAGGTTAATAAACCAGTTATCTGGCGAGTGACACGCGCCCCACCTGCCCATCGTCCTTGACCATGATGTTACTGTTGTGTCTGTCTCCGATTCCCAAGATGAATGTAGCCACGCAGTAGCCTGCACACGACCGCGTGAACAAATCGATGGCCAGGTCATACCTGAGTGGATTCAGCCAATGAATGTGCAGCAATCACCGATATACTTCAATCTGATACAAACATCTCGGGAGCTAAGTTTCCAGTATATAAAAAGATAAATGTGTTGGGAAACAACTCTAATACAAAACGAAGTGAAACACAGAATTAAAAAATGATAATATATGTCACTGATATTCAGATACGTAAAATGAATACCATCACTAGTGAAATCTACTCATCAATATCTTGACTCACATTTCTCCCTTGTTCTTGTCCTTGAGCCACTGGTGAAGAGTGTGACTGTTGAACTGcagcgcccccttcaggccGCCCTTGCACTGAATCTGCATGATGGTGTGGGAGTTTCTCACGGCCTCTATGAGACCCACACAGTCGCCGATGGACAGGCAGCCGTAGGGCAACATTCTTCCCCAAAACAGAGCGGAGGgatgacaaaaaaaattataaatcaagcCAAGGAAAACAAAGAAGGGACATATAGCAAGCGAAGAGCTGCAGATGGAGAATCCAAATCCCTCGGTGCGGCAGGCAGGGCTGCTACAACTGCACTCTGCTGGCGGAAGCTGGATGGTCTTTAGAGCATGCCTGCTAAGGAACTAGGATTCAATCGGCCAAAACAAACTCAGGTTCTCAGTATTACAGTGTAAACTGCACTGATTGCAAAAGGATTCCTTTAAAGCAAGTATTCGCACATGAGACGTCATCTTAAttctttttaattattaattagctGGGACAAATATGGAAGTTAGGTGATACAGCATGTAGTCTCACGCCACTTGGGTTGGCATCTTGTCTCTGTGAAGTTCAGTAGTCTTCCTACAGTCTAAAGATCAGCAGATCAGTTCACTAGTGCCCCTAAATTTGCCCATAGTCTCCACATGATGCCATGTGTCCTGCACCACCTCGGACACTCTTCAGGTACATCCTggtgaccctgcactggatgaTCGGTTTGAAGATGGACAGTCAGGACGGATTAGTGATGGATATATGAAGAGTACCTGAGATCCAGGCCTTGGTTCTGCCATATGTTCTCCATAATCCGAATGATCTGCAGGGTCAACATGTCTTGCCGTAAATCTATGAGACAGTTGAGAGTAGAGTAAGCGATGGAGACAGGTGCAGAGAGGTCCTCTGGGGCTGCGCCTTCCCAACAATGGCGTAACGCGCCACTGCGCCCCGTTCACTGTGAAACTCACCGTCGCCGTTCTTGAAGATGATCTCATTGTTCTGGAAGAGGAGCTCCGACATGATATCTGGATTTTCCCAGTTTAGCCAAAGCGGTCGCTTGGCGGAAGACATTATCCTGCACTCCTCGAGTCTGGAAAAGTTCAAAGAGTAACTCTGAGCATCTCGGAAGTGCAGCTGAGATTCTGCTAAACCCCTTTGCATTCATTCTGTATTCCCCCTGATTTCTAAGTGAATTCAATGAATAAAATAACCTTTTCCCCTTCCTTTAGAAAAAACACAAATTGTTCGTTTGTAATTTATGGCTTTTCATTTCAATTGATATCAATTTATTTAAATgaatagtttttaaaattacatCTTTCTGCTGGAAAAAAATTTAAACCAAGTAAAGCCGAGTACACAGCAAAAAGGCTAATAAAAAGCACAGAACTATACTTTTGCTTAAATGTTTTAGAGcaggggggggtggcatggtggtgcagtggttagcactgtatggggcggcatgatggtgcagtggttagcactgtatggggtggcatggtggtgcagtggttagcactgtatggggcggcatggtggtgcagtggttagcactgtatggggcggcatggtggtgcagtggttagcactgttgcctcacacctctgggacccgggttcgagtctccgcctgggttgcatgtgtgtggagtttgcatgttctccccatgtcgttgtggggtttcctccgggtactccggtttccccccacagtccaaagacgtgctgaggctaatcggacttgctaaaattgcccgtaggtgtgcatgcatgtgtgagtgaagggtgtgtgagtgtgccctgtgatgggctggccccccatcctgagttgttccctgcctcatgcccattgcttccgggatagactccagaccccccgcgacccagtaggataagcggtttggaaaatgggtggatggatggatggtaatagATTTTAAGGCATGCTACAGGCTTATACTAAACATTTATACTAAACATTTCCCAAGAATACCAGGATGCAGCTAGAATTTCTCCTTATATATTCCTACAGAACAATCTCACATATATGCTTTGAAGCCTGATACGTACTTGTTGTTTATCTGAAAATCAGACGGTCAACAGGGGGTGTGTTCACATACCGGAGGTTTCCCAGCTGGTGGGCGGGATTTAGTGGAGACGTGAAGTTCTGCAAGGCGTCCATGTAGTCTGGCCTTCTCATCTGCTCCACCAGGAACTTCATCTGCACCTGGGGAGGAACAGCCGCGAGAATCCAAGTTAGAGAAGGCTGATGGGTAAGGTGCCGCCCACTCCGGTCTGAGGCTAGAAAAACCTCAATGCTCATGATTATGTGGTGTGTCTTATTAACATGGGAAAAGTGTCGACTCCACTGGTATTATGACTTAAGCAAAGGTTTGGGCCCCTAGTGAACTTATATATTTTCGTAGTTTTctaagtaaaataaatttaacacCTCTGCAGGGTGCACCAATTAAATTCAGAGACCTCACAAGAAATAGCACTAGAGCATTTTTGCACATGCCTCGGCTTGCTAAATTACTTTCCCAATCTGTTATTTTCAGCAAAGAAACAACATCCGTACGTTAAAACGAAGAAATATGTCACATTTTCTGCGGAAACTCCTTTTCACTTAGAGGAGGAGAACAGCCCACGTTGCATCGCGGCTCCCCCAGCAGGGCTAGGGATCCCGGCCAGGCCTCAGCTCTGCCTGTATTCACATGagcttcctcccacagtccacagGCTTACAGCTCACTGGTGACTAGTTCACTCCCTAAAGCTAATTCAATCTATGTGTTAATATCCTAAAATGTAGCAGCACACGGTCGAGGGCGTGCCATGCTTACAccccgtgcttcctgggataggctatgCATCATCCACAAACTGACAACCAGCTATTAAAAATAGACAGATTACAGACACCAGCTTCTTCTGGTTCAGTCTTTCAAAAAACTATTTAAACTCAAGTAGAATAACAACTGTTCTTGGGGAAAAATGTAATCACACCATCTACGAAAGAGATCATGAAACCgacgtaaaataataataataatcgatactttattgatccccgtagggaaattgtctttacacctcccacaacttgctcttttttcatagaggaagttgtctgtgaagggctgccacccgtagcggcgcccagggagctgggggttaagggccttgctcaaggacccacaggctgaggcggggtttgaacctgcgaccttctgattacataaAACATAGGTGCATTAAGTTTTTAGTCAGAGTGGTAAGGGGAACTTAAAAAGTAACATTAGGGCGCTCCAGTGTAGTAACTGTTTGTGGTCAACGGGGGGCCTCCAAACCTCTGGGGCCCCAAGCAGATGCATGGTTTGCGTGATGGTAAACACCACCACGTGGGCGGCCACTGGCGAGTTACCTTCTGCGTCTCATCTTTCTTCTCCTGCTTCAGGATGTCCGTCAGGTTGATGAGCTTCTCCATAGCCTCCACCTGTCTGCTCAGGTGCTTCAGGTACATCCCACAGGCCCGGCAGTACGACTCCAGCAGCAGCCCGAAACGCTGGCTCACCGTCTTGTTGTGCATCTCGGATCTGGAGAGCGAAAGTCAGACGCTCAGATTACGCGAAATCCTGCCGTCATGGGCTCCCCTTTCCGGACGTCAATCTGGCTTCCGCAGGCAGGCCGGCACGGAAGCCATCGATCGTACCTGCAGCCTGAATTCAGCGGGCGACTGTCTTTTCATCGCACTCcaagaaaaattaaaatcaacTTACTTCAGGTGCCAGAAGAAGAAGTGTCCGATCCTCTGGTTCGTTAAAGCTTTTTTCAGCAGAAATCGCACCAAAGGATTATCAAGGTACTGCTCATACTTCAGGACCTGACAGTGAGATGACGTCAAGTTTTACGAAGGAGAAAGAGCAGCATGGTTACGATTTACGATTCGACGGGAGTACGCAGGGCATCTCAAACACGCCCTCGGACCTACGGTACCTGCACCAGCTGAATGAGGTACTGGGAGAGTTTGTCATCCGTCAGATATTTCTCAAGGCACCGAACTGCGAAGTCACGGATCATCGGGTCAGGGAagttgcagtccagcagctccatGGCCTGTTCTGGTTTTATTGCTGGCCAGTCCTTCAGAAGGCAGTACATCTTCGAAaggtgaaaagaaaaataaataacaattgGCCAGATTATGAGGACCACATGGAGAGGAATGAGAGAGAGCATGCTAAGCTACGGCTTCTGTATACCTGAGCCACTTCATCTCTGGAGTTCCACTTCACTGCAAGGAGAATCTTGGGCAAAATTTCAGGTATATTTACACAATAGTGTCTGGAGGAGGGAAAAAACACTAAAGTAAATGTCTAATTCTTAAGGGTTTGGCTGGGTGATCTCACATGTCCTCCCCTCCACCGTCTCCCTCTCACCACGGCGAGTGCGTTCTACCTGTGCCTCCAAAGGAAGTCCTTCTCCTGCTCAGTGATCTCAGACAGGGGATCTCTGTTGCAGACCAGGCGGAGCTGCTCATTGTCGCTCTCGGTCAGGGCGTTGTCCCGGGCAAGCCGGTTGCTCTGAGGGCCAACAGGACACATGGTCACACACAGCTGCGTGTTACACCGTTACGCTACGGCGCTCGCCACTGACAGGTTCCAGGCCAGAAACACCCCATAATACAAAGCAGACCTTCCTCGGAACAAAGAGGCCCTTATACGAGTCTGTCCCTAACCATTTTCATTAAAGTGCAATGTGCCGAGGATATAACACGCTTTCAGGCCCTTGAGCTCGTAACTGAAGCCATACTGATTTGGAGTGGGTtgtttactgggggggggggcagaaatggGATTTGCGTAGGAAGGACTTAACGTTTTGGGTGGCCAAAACAAATGACAAGCCTTGCTGAGAAAAATCTGTACTTCATATTTCAAAATCTAGCTAAAAACCTCTCTCTGCTCAAGCGTATAACCTTCCCTATCCAtatgttttgtcatttttattttacttgttTGCTTTATTCTATTTAAACGTCTGATATCTTGTAAAAGTGCTatgtaaatgtattattattattaaaacccGGTGCACATTAGCTGGCAGACCTCAGCTGACTACAGAGGATGCGGCGGAAGAGGGCAGAAAGAGCTGTTGGCTTCAGCTTATCATTGATCAGATTCGAACTCGTTCACCTCGCTGTACGGGACCCGAGATGCAATTAGAGGCAGGAGCCGTCAGCTGCACTGGGAGAGATAAATGGCTGAACGGCGCAAAATGATCTCCTGGGATTTCGTTTCATGCGTCTCCAGATACACGAGCACAACTCAGGCTCAGTGGCTGTTTACTGGTGGAGTCTTGTagcgttttatttttttgtctaaAACAACATCGCAAACAAAATATTTACAAGCTCGTTCAAGTAGGGTATATGTTTTCACATTCCACCGGATATCCTGAATACCGTCACGCGTGTCACCATAGAAACTAAGGTAAGCAAACTGCAGACTCTCTGCAACAGAAATCCCCACCTGCATTCAGGTGGATTACTCTTATTTCTTAACAATGTTACATCATCACCAGCTGATGTCTCCAAAGAGCCTCTGATGCAGTACAGATatccacagaaaaaaaaacacatatttccTCAAGTGAATCTCATCACCACCCAAGAACGGAATTtcaatttaattaaatgtgacCGCTAATTCCATAAAGTCCAGTCTTCAAAATTGCTATTATGAAACAATTCAAATCTTTCTTCCACGGGGAAATGCAAAACTTATTATATGCATCCTTAGCTGCAAAGCAGGCACATCAGATACTCAgagtgaacaaaaaaaaataatccatgACTTTACCAAGCCAGCGTGGCAGTAATTAAAGCCCAGCTCTCTGGATATGGTCCAGTTTGCGTGCTCCTCAACTGTGGCCATGTCTGGGAACTTCACCGGACTGCTGAAATAATCAAACTCCAGCTCCAAGCAGGGCGTTTCCTGAAAGCAGAGTTAGCCACAGGCCATTTAGCGAGCGAAGCTTCAGCTGAACGACAGGGGAACTTTGCGCGAGGTTATTCTGACCTTGTTGGGGTTGGAGCCCGTCACCCCGATTGGGTTGAGCAGATCTTCCAGTCCATGGGGTACAGGCCACAGGTTGAGTGCCATTTTCCCCGAGACGAGGGTGTGGGTATAGTCAAAAAGGTTCACATTGCCCCAAGCCAGTGGACAGTGTTCCTGACAAAAAAATCACACCAAAGGTGAGCTCAATTTACAGCAGAGCCTGCCTGCTGCTCAACTAATTgattaattttacattttaaggtGTTGTTTTTAGAGTCCCATGGAGTCCAATGTCTTCACAATATTAGCACAAGTACATAGAACAAAGCTAAACACAACAGGACCCATGAAAGCTTTCCTTATTGAActtcaaaaaaacaaaagcttCAAAAATGAGTATTTTTAAACTGAATTACAAAACAGTAttcccaaccatgtctttaattgtattttcatacaaaaaaaaaaaacgtttcacCCCTAAATTCTGCTTCCAAGGTCACCTCGGAGTCAGCAGAATTACACTTGGATGGTTACACGCCCGTGACCACAACAGAGAAATGGGGCCAAAACAGGCCTATGCCCACGCTTTTGGCTTGGAGATCCCGCTGCGGGTTATCGCCGCGTGTTATCCGCACGCATATGGGGGGCTTTGGAAAACAGGCAGGTGGTGAAGGACAGACTCGGAGCTGCCCCTGCGCTGCCCGCGGGACCCTGGCGGTCAGCGAGAGCCTCACCTCCTTTGCCCCCTTCCGGCCTTTCACGGagcagatggacagacagaggcGGGCCGCCCGCGGAATGTCACAGATGTAAATATCGTAGTTAAGCCACTCGTTCCACCTGCGAAGGGACACGACAGCGTCACGCCCGGCTTTCCTAAGAATGCGACGGGCCCGTCTTGCGCTCGGCGGGAATGCGGTGTGAAATGTTTCTGCGCCAATGCGGATGGCTGCACGCAGATAATGGCACGAAGACCACGCTATCTGCTGCCAGCACCTTGTAATCGCCCCTCTGTTAGAATAATGCCTCAAGATGTCTATGCAAAATGTTCCTATACACCAACAATGCACAGACACATTCTGAGATAAGAAGTACTGAGTAAGAAATAGAGGGAGAGGACTGTCACCAGCCCTTCATTCCCGTAGCATAGAAATTTATCCTTCATCTTAGCTACAGCTTTCATAACACAGTACCTGGGATTGGAGCATGGTACTCGCTGGGTGTTCACATTGTCGCACAGCTGCTCTCCTCCGTGGTATATCCCTGTCCGAACATAGATCTAGAGCAAAACAGAAAAGAAGTCACACCCCTCGGTGTGAAGAATTGCCATCTTCTAAAAAccactaattttttttttttattcataatTAGTACACACTGGCCCTACAAAACGGTTCAGCTTCATTACTGGTAGCTGGGTACCTTATCGATGTCCCGAATGTTCACATTGACGTATGTGGCACACAGCACCCTTATCCTCAAAGTGCTGTTGATGGTCCACAGGCACTTTGCGGATGCCTCGCCGTTCATGTAGCCCGTGGCGGTAGAGATGCGGCGGGCGTAGGACGGCATGGTGAAGGTGTCCATGGGCAGCTGAGAGTACAGGCTCTCCTTGGCCATCAGCATCAGGTTCGGCATCCGCCCCAGCATGATGCAGCTCCTGATATACTGAAGGGTCACATGACGGATTCAGGAATAGATTTACATGCCCGCCACGTGCAGTATGAGACAGTATGTCCCGAATCACGTGCCTAAAGCGTCATGAGGTTCATTACAGTCATCTTAGGGACATACAGTAAAAGGTCTTGAATCCAGCAACGTTGGGAGCAAGGCACTGCTGGACAGTGCAGATAGATACTCTTGAAAACAAATTAAAATCAAtttttttgttattctgtgGGTAAGGTGTTTGCTAAACTGGACAATACACAACCATGCAAAAAGACAGAACCAGACAATATACCAATCACAGACAACTATTTctgtataaatgtataaaaataatGTATAAGAATAAATAAGTATGACATCAAGAGATGCTAAGGATCTATTATTGCAGTAAGCATGGTAAATATTGTAAGAGAATCGTGCAAGATGAAGATGAAGATTATGGTTGAAGACCCCTGATTTCAAAATGAATACATTACTTACACATTTTTTATACTGATATGTTAGAATTGTGCCAAATACTTAAGTGTGTTGGTTACTTGAATGCGGGACGCAAAAGCTTTCACTGCGTTATCAAGATTGCTGAAAAGGCCACATGAAGGCTGCCATCTTTAGAAACCAGAAGCCCCTCCGGTTTGATTTAGGAAACCCTATTTCTCTGCACTTCAGACTACTGACCAACCACAGTGAAAAGTACTGAGACCTGACCTAGCTTTACTCTACAACTGACCCGCAGTGTCCTTACACATATCATATTTGCTTTGTTTTCCCTTAAGGGCTACCAAATATTGGCAGTTTTCCCCATACCGAAGAGCAGTATACATGTAGCACAGTGCATTCCTGTCACGGTGCTTGTTCTTAAATACAGGTGAAATTGAACTTCAGTCTAACCATCGTGTCTGAAGGCCCGGAGATGGATGCAACCTTAGCAGTCTCACAAGGCTGCATTAGGAGAGGGATTACCGGCCAACCGCCGCAATGGCGGCACTGCCTCGTTTAATTATGAATAAACCCCTTCAGAACATGTAAGCAAGCTCTGTAGGGTAGTATGTCAACAGTGATGAGACACCACCTCCCAGAGGCATGTGAACTAGGGTTTAATGATGCCACGGCTCAATAACGCACATGGTGTTGGGGAAGTGAACCTGGTAGACCATtgttacacacacgcacattcaTGTGCTGAAAAGCACCACTTACGGGACGTACCTTGTACTGGCTGAGAGGATATTTTTCCAGGAGGTATTCATCGCAACCACAGACTTTGAGGATATACTTCCCCTGGTACTCCTGCACGCACATCTTGAGCTGCTCAGGTGACAGCAACATACTTCTGGTCTTCTTACGGATGGCTTCGGCTATCACGTGCTCAGGGACGCAATCATGGTTGATTTTAAGTGTGTACTTTTGTTTGTCGTTGTTGGGTGACACAATGACCCAGATCACCACAATTATTTGACCTGAAAAATTGATCACAGCGACAGGTCAAGACAGGTGGTGTTCAGATGGGTGCAATTTTCACACCTGGGGATATTTCTGTTTCTTTGAACGTACTGCAAAGGCAGTGTCATTTCGAGGGAAATGTAGCTTGGCGTACTTGTTCGATCAACCGACCTTTGTCAAGTTTGTTGTATATGTGCTTTGGAAGTTCTGGCGACGATTCCACATTGGGAGGGTAAACATATAATGCCCGACTGTGGGGTCCATTGGCATCCCTGAGGTCTACAGATTCCTTACAGACATTCAGGATGTTTCTCCTGAAGTCCTGCACCTCGGGGTCCTTCACCAGATCAAACTCACAGATGGGCATGCCAATGGCAAAACCTACAACGAAGACAGTCTTTAGGAACGGGTTTGAAACTGCAGTGAAAATACATATATGAAAACCAAAGATCATGAATGTTGAGGGAGACGAGTCTGAAAGCTTATGGTGAGACAGACTGAAGCTCTGCCCACAACTGGAGACTCCATAAACCAAAAAAAGAAATGAGAAGTGAAGCTCACCGATTTCTCTGTTCAGAATTTTCTCTTCCCTATTGCCAACTGGTTCAATGACTTTCAAGAAAGGCTGAAAAAGTCTGAGATCGCATAGCCTCCGTGTCTCATCGTAAAACTCTTCTCTTTCAGCTTCTTGGGTAACGCTAACAAAGATGTAGGATGTCTCTTCTTGCAGGAGCTGATGGAGAGGGTACTTCCTTGCCTCCTTAAAGAGTTCGTGTTTAATTGTAATGAGAGTAGCCTCACGGAGGCACTCCAGTGTCAATATCATGCCATTTGGTAGAAGACAGTCCACCAAAATCCTCGGGGGCATCAAATGTATACCCCATAGCTCTCCCGACGATGGCCTTGGCGGCATCCTTCCCACCTAGTCAAAAGTCTGCCAGTTTAGCTGAAACAGCTCTCCTGGGGAAACACAAAACAACACTAGCtccaaagaaacaaaaaatgaaAGTGCATATATATACCCTCACAGAAGACAAACTACCCATGCATCTTCAAAAAGAAGAACAAAGCCAAGGTCAAAATATAAAGAAAGTTTCACAAAAGCTCCAAGTCAAGCTTCTTCGCTGATTACTTGATTAAAAATGTGGAAAAACATCGATGACCGCACATCTCCTGGGCTGAAATGACCTCATGCGTATTACTCTTAATTCCCCAAGAGCGGATACAAGACGTATTCAGTTCATGAGTCACACCTCTTCAAGCTGTCCCCAACAGAAGCAAGATAACCAACAGAAGGATTCTTAGATATCTTCCCTTTCAACAATATTGTTGTATTACCCTAAGACTGAAAGCTCTCCTCAGATTGTCTTTTTACAAGTCAACAGCAGATGTGAAAATGTACGCAATTCGAATTACCCATGTTGTATAAACAAAGTGCTGGATGACCAATGTCATGCCACTTAAAATGACCCTCAATGGGTAGCATCTCTCTTTAACAACAGACAATGAAAATCACACTTGACAAGGTCAAAAACTGCAATTAAATTTAGTAAGAGCACTGTTCCTGAATGGCTTACCAACATATAGGAAACACAATGCCATTTTTATCACCTGACTTTAACACACAGGTCACACAGCTCAGACACCAAAccagaattatttttaaaacatatgTTGTTTGTGTAAATGTATAATGCAAAAAGTTGGCATCTGTGAACTAATTACTACAAAAATACAGTGGCCACGAACTGCTTACAAAACTAAATTAAAGCCTTGACAACGCCAGGTACTGGCAAAGAAAAtaatgaagtgctttaaaagccCTAATA
This genomic interval from Brienomyrus brachyistius isolate T26 chromosome 21, BBRACH_0.4, whole genome shotgun sequence contains the following:
- the LOC125716610 gene encoding phosphatidylinositol 4,5-bisphosphate 3-kinase catalytic subunit alpha isoform; the protein is MPPRPSSGELWGIHLMPPRILVDCLLPNGMILTLECLREATLITIKHELFKEARKYPLHQLLQEETSYIFVSVTQEAEREEFYDETRRLCDLRLFQPFLKVIEPVGNREEKILNREIGFAIGMPICEFDLVKDPEVQDFRRNILNVCKESVDLRDANGPHSRALYVYPPNVESSPELPKHIYNKLDKGQIIVVIWVIVSPNNDKQKYTLKINHDCVPEHVIAEAIRKKTRSMLLSPEQLKMCVQEYQGKYILKVCGCDEYLLEKYPLSQYKYIRSCIMLGRMPNLMLMAKESLYSQLPMDTFTMPSYARRISTATGYMNGEASAKCLWTINSTLRIRVLCATYVNVNIRDIDKIYVRTGIYHGGEQLCDNVNTQRVPCSNPRWNEWLNYDIYICDIPRAARLCLSICSVKGRKGAKEEHCPLAWGNVNLFDYTHTLVSGKMALNLWPVPHGLEDLLNPIGVTGSNPNKETPCLELEFDYFSSPVKFPDMATVEEHANWTISRELGFNYCHAGLSNRLARDNALTESDNEQLRLVCNRDPLSEITEQEKDFLWRHRHYCVNIPEILPKILLAVKWNSRDEVAQMYCLLKDWPAIKPEQAMELLDCNFPDPMIRDFAVRCLEKYLTDDKLSQYLIQLVQVLKYEQYLDNPLVRFLLKKALTNQRIGHFFFWHLKSEMHNKTVSQRFGLLLESYCRACGMYLKHLSRQVEAMEKLINLTDILKQEKKDETQKVQMKFLVEQMRRPDYMDALQNFTSPLNPAHQLGNLRLEECRIMSSAKRPLWLNWENPDIMSELLFQNNEIIFKNGDDLRQDMLTLQIIRIMENIWQNQGLDLRMLPYGCLSIGDCVGLIEAVRNSHTIMQIQCKGGLKGALQFNSHTLHQWLKDKNKGEMYDLAIDLFTRSCAGYCVATFILGIGDRHNSNIMVKDDGQLFHIDFGHFLDHKKKKFGYKRERVPFVLTQDFLIVISKGTQECTKTREFERFQEMCYKAYLAIRQHANLFINLFSMMLGSGMPELQSFDDIAYIRKTLALDKTEQEALDYFMKQMNDAHHGGWTTKMDWIFHTIRQHALN